The genomic interval CGTCCCCTCCCGGTCCATTCTCGGGAAAATAAAACTGCTGGTCTTCGATTTTGACGGCGTGATGACCGACAACGGGGTCTATGTGTTCGAAGACGGGCGCGAGGCGGTCCGGTGCGACAGGAGCGACGGGATGGGGGTATCGAGGCTTCGCAAGGCGGGGTTTGCCATGTTCGTGCTTTCCACCGAGGAGAACAGGGTGGTGGACGCGCGGGCGCGAAAACTGAAGATACCCTGCGCCCACGGCGTGGCGGACAAGCTTTCGGAACTGAAAAAAGCCGCTGCGGAGCGGGGGATATCGTTGGCCGAAATGGCGTTTGTGGGGAACGATATAAATGACAGCGAATGCCTGGACGCCGTCGGGCTTCCGATAGTGGTGGCGGACGCGCAAAAAGAGGTGAGGCGGGCCAAATATTACGCCACCAGATCCCCCGGCGGGCGCGGCGCCGTGCGGGAGGTGTGCGACTGGTTCTATCACGGCGTGGTGAAGGGGAAGAAAAAGTGAAGGACATTTTCTCGCTGGAAGGGAAAGTAGCGATAGTCACCGGCGCCTTGGGAAAACTGGGGCCGGTGTGGATCGAATCGCTCCTTGCCGCCGGAAGCCGTGTGTTCGCGCTGGACCATCCAAAGGCTGCCCCGTCGGAAGTTTTCGCGGTTCTGGAGAAAAAGTTTGGAAAAGAGAAGCTTCATTTGGCCCGCGCCGACGCCCTGGACAAGGATGCGTTGCTGCTGACGAAGGACGAGCTTTTAAAGACCTTCGGGGCTCCGGACATTCTTGTGAACAACGCAGGGATAGACCAGCCCCCCGCGCCGGGCAAATCTTTCAAGCTTGAGGACATTCCGCTGGAGATGTTCATGCCCACCCTGACGGTGAACGTGTACGGGCTGTTCCTGACGACGCAGGTGTTCGGCGGGATGATGGCCAGGCGTGGAAGCGGAAGCGTGATAAACATCGGCTCGCTTTATGGCTCGGTGTCTCCGGACGCGCGCTTTTACGGCCATATCGAGGGGGAGAATCCGTTCATAAAACCCCCCGCTTACGGCGCGTCGAAAGCAGCTGTCCTGAACCTCACAAAATATTTCGCCACACATTGGGGTCCCAATGGCGTTCGCGTGAACGCGATTTCCCCCGGCGGCGTGGCTGGAGGGCAGGATGAAGAATTCAAGGCCAAGTTCAACGCGCGGGTCCCTCTCGGGCGGATGGCGGTGGACGGAGACCTGGCGGGGCCGCTCATATTCCTGGCGTCGGACGCTTCGTCATACGTCACCGGGATAAACCTGCGGGTGGACGGCGGATTCACGGCTTGGTGATCAAAATGAAACTTGTGGCGGACAAAGTCGATAACTGGATAAACAACGAGCCTGTTGCGGCCGCAAACGGGGCCGAGCTGGACAAGTTCAGTCCCGCCGACGGGAAGCTTTTGCTCAAAGCCGCAAGGTCCGGCAAGGCTGATGTGGACAATGCGGTGGCCGCCGCCCGGGGGGCTTTCCCCGCGTGGAGCGCCATGACACCAGTGGACCGGGGGTCCATTCTTCGCAAGATCGCGTCGCTATTGGAAAAGCACGCGGCGGAAATGGCGCGGGTGGTGAGTCTGGAGACCGGCAAATCTATGAAGGACGCCCTCGGCGAAACAGGGGGCGCTGTAGAAATGGGATATTTCATGGCCGGCGAAGGGCGCAGGTTTTACGGGAAGACGACCACGTCATCCATGAAGGAGCGCACGTCGCTGACTATCCGCCAGCCTGTTGGGGTGGCGGGGCTTATCATTGCGGCGAACACCCCCATCGCAAACGTGGCGTGGAAAGTTTTCCCGGCGCTCATATGCGGCAACACGGTGGCGCTAAAGCCGTCCGAAGACACTCCGATGACCGCAGTGGCGTTTGCATTGATCGCAAAAGAGGCCGGCTTGCCCGCCGGCGCGCTCAACGTCATCAACGGCCTTGGAAGCGAAGCTGGCGCGCCTCTTGTGGAGAACGCGGGGGTGGACTTGATAAGCTTCACCGGTTCCACCGCCACGGGGCGGTGGATAGCGCGGACGGCCGGGGCGCGGCTTGCGAAAGTTTTCCTGGAACTGGGCGGGAAAAATCCGCTGGTGGTGTGCGACGACGCGGACATGTACAACGCCGTGAAATGGACGCTCCTTTCCGCATTTTCCAACGCCGGCCAGCGTTGCGCCGCCGCAAGCAGGATAATTATTCTGGATTCGGTGTATGACCGGTTCAGGGAGGCGCTCGTGAAGGCCGCCGCAAAATTGAAAGTCGGGTCTGGCGACGTGGACGATCTGGGGCCGGTGATAAACGGCCGCCAGTTGGACAACATGCTTGCAGCCGTGGAATCGGCGAAGAAAGATGGCGCCAAAGTATTGATCGGCGGATCACGCCTGACCGGCCCCGGCCATGAAGGGGGGTATTACATGGCCCCCACATTAATCGAAGGGGCGGCGCCATCCGCCGAGATATCCCGCAAGGAGATTTTCGGCCCCATCGCATGCCTGTACCGGGCGAAGGATTTTGATGACGCGCTGGCGCTGGCCAACGATTGCGATTACGGGCTCACCTCGTGCATACACACATCATCCGTCCACCGGGCGCTGGAATTCGCCCGGCGGGTGCAGTGCGGCGTGGCAAACGTCAACGCCGGGACATATGGAAGCGAGCCGCACATGCCCTTTGGCGGGGTGAAAAACTCCGGCGCGGGAGGGCGCGAGCCGGGGACCGAGGCGCTGGACGTTTATTCGGAACTCAAAAACGTGAACATAAACACTATCCCGGGGCTATTGTAGTTAAGTGAGCGGTCTTTCATACATTCCCATAAAAGAATTCGAGCGCGTCCGCGCTCTGGGCGCCGGTGAAAAGGTGACGGCGCTTTTCGCCCAGCTTTGCAGGATCAACACCCTTTACATGATTAGTTACGCAGGCTCCGGGCATGTGGGAAGCTCGCTTTCCAGCCTGGACATGGTTTCGTACCTTTATCTGAACAGGATGAAAGGAGTTGGGACGGCCGGGGGGGACGTGTACTTCTCCTCCAAGGGGCACGATGCGCCGGGGCTGTATTCCACCCTCATCGGGCTTGGCCTTTTGCCGTTCGATAAAATACACACCCTGCGAAGGCTGGGCGGCCTGCCCGGCCATCCGGACATCGGCACGCCGCACATCGTCTCGAACACAGGGAGCCTCGGGATGGGGATATCCAAGGCGCGGGGGATGGCGCTGGCGGACAGGCTCTCCGGCGTGAACCGCAATTATTACGTCCTGCTCGGGGACGGCGAATTACAGGAAGGGCAGTTCTGGGAATCGCTGCGGCCGACGGTGAACAAGGGAATCTCAAACATATTCGCCATTGTGGACCACAACAAGCTCCAGTCCGACACGCTCGTTTCCAATGTTTCCGATCTTGGCGATCTGGCGGCGCGTGTGGCAAGCTGCGGATGGGCGGTTGAAAGGTGCGATGGGCACGACATGGCGGCCATCGGCATGGCGATGGAGAAACTGGACGCTTACGGCGGCATGCCCAAATTCCTTATCGCCGACACGGTGAAAGGGAAGGGGGGCGGGCCGATGGAGTCCTCCCGGTTCAAGGCGGAAGACAGACTGTACAAATTCCACAGCGGCGCGCCGGACGTTGCGCCATATGAAGCCGGTTTAAAGGAGCTTTTGGAGAGCGCCAACGGGATGTTAAAGGAACTTGGGGCCGGGCCGCTTGCGCTTGCGGATGTGGAGCGTCCGGCGCGGGTGGTTCCTGAAAAACCGCAGAAACTGGTGGACGCGTATTCCAGGGCGCTTGTGGCCGAGGGGGAGCGGAACAATAAACTCGTGGCGCTGTCGGCGGACCTGGCGCTGGACACCGGGCTTATACCTTTCGAGAAAAAGTATCCGGACCGTTTCATCGAATGCGGAATCGCGGAGCAGGACATGGTGTCGCAGGCGGGGGGGATGGCGCTGAAGGGATTTTTGCCGGTGGCGCATTCGTTCGCCTGCTTTCTTTCCACCCGGCCCAACGAGCAGATATTCAACAACGCGACGGAGAAGACAAGGGTGGTATATGTCGGTTCGCTGGCGGGGCTTGTGCCGGGGATGCCGGGGCATTCGCACCAGTGCATACGCGATATCGCCGCCCTGTCCGCCATGCCAGGGCTTGAAATTATAGAGCCATGTTGCGAGGCGGAGGTGGCCATGGCGGTGGAATATTGCGCGCGCCATGCGGCAGGTTCCACATACTTGCGGCTGGTCTCCATCCCGGTGGACATTCCATACACGCTGCCGGTGGATTACAGGTTTGAACGCGGGAAGGGGATCGCGCTCACGGAAGGGGACGACGTTGCGGTGATAGGCTATGGCCCGGTGACCCTTTCAGAAGCGGTCATTGCGGCAAAGTCGCTCCGGGTGGAAGGGGTCGGGGTGAGAGTGATAAACCTGCCGTGGCTTAACAGGCTGGACGCAGGATGGCTCAAAGGCGTGATTGGAAAAAGCAGGGCGCTTGTCACGCTGGACAACCATTATATAGAGGGGGGGCAGGGTGGATTTGTGCGAAGCGCCCTTGCGGGAAATGGAGAGCTGAAAATAAAAGTCCACT from Nitrospinota bacterium carries:
- a CDS encoding HAD hydrolase family protein, which gives rise to MKSGVPSRSILGKIKLLVFDFDGVMTDNGVYVFEDGREAVRCDRSDGMGVSRLRKAGFAMFVLSTEENRVVDARARKLKIPCAHGVADKLSELKKAAAERGISLAEMAFVGNDINDSECLDAVGLPIVVADAQKEVRRAKYYATRSPGGRGAVREVCDWFYHGVVKGKKK
- a CDS encoding SDR family oxidoreductase; protein product: MRLVLSRRGEGEEKVKDIFSLEGKVAIVTGALGKLGPVWIESLLAAGSRVFALDHPKAAPSEVFAVLEKKFGKEKLHLARADALDKDALLLTKDELLKTFGAPDILVNNAGIDQPPAPGKSFKLEDIPLEMFMPTLTVNVYGLFLTTQVFGGMMARRGSGSVINIGSLYGSVSPDARFYGHIEGENPFIKPPAYGASKAAVLNLTKYFATHWGPNGVRVNAISPGGVAGGQDEEFKAKFNARVPLGRMAVDGDLAGPLIFLASDASSYVTGINLRVDGGFTAW
- a CDS encoding aldehyde dehydrogenase — encoded protein: MKLVADKVDNWINNEPVAAANGAELDKFSPADGKLLLKAARSGKADVDNAVAAARGAFPAWSAMTPVDRGSILRKIASLLEKHAAEMARVVSLETGKSMKDALGETGGAVEMGYFMAGEGRRFYGKTTTSSMKERTSLTIRQPVGVAGLIIAANTPIANVAWKVFPALICGNTVALKPSEDTPMTAVAFALIAKEAGLPAGALNVINGLGSEAGAPLVENAGVDLISFTGSTATGRWIARTAGARLAKVFLELGGKNPLVVCDDADMYNAVKWTLLSAFSNAGQRCAAASRIIILDSVYDRFREALVKAAAKLKVGSGDVDDLGPVINGRQLDNMLAAVESAKKDGAKVLIGGSRLTGPGHEGGYYMAPTLIEGAAPSAEISRKEIFGPIACLYRAKDFDDALALANDCDYGLTSCIHTSSVHRALEFARRVQCGVANVNAGTYGSEPHMPFGGVKNSGAGGREPGTEALDVYSELKNVNINTIPGLL
- a CDS encoding transketolase, which gives rise to MSGLSYIPIKEFERVRALGAGEKVTALFAQLCRINTLYMISYAGSGHVGSSLSSLDMVSYLYLNRMKGVGTAGGDVYFSSKGHDAPGLYSTLIGLGLLPFDKIHTLRRLGGLPGHPDIGTPHIVSNTGSLGMGISKARGMALADRLSGVNRNYYVLLGDGELQEGQFWESLRPTVNKGISNIFAIVDHNKLQSDTLVSNVSDLGDLAARVASCGWAVERCDGHDMAAIGMAMEKLDAYGGMPKFLIADTVKGKGGGPMESSRFKAEDRLYKFHSGAPDVAPYEAGLKELLESANGMLKELGAGPLALADVERPARVVPEKPQKLVDAYSRALVAEGERNNKLVALSADLALDTGLIPFEKKYPDRFIECGIAEQDMVSQAGGMALKGFLPVAHSFACFLSTRPNEQIFNNATEKTRVVYVGSLAGLVPGMPGHSHQCIRDIAALSAMPGLEIIEPCCEAEVAMAVEYCARHAAGSTYLRLVSIPVDIPYTLPVDYRFERGKGIALTEGDDVAVIGYGPVTLSEAVIAAKSLRVEGVGVRVINLPWLNRLDAGWLKGVIGKSRALVTLDNHYIEGGQGGFVRSALAGNGELKIKVHSLGVETGRIAECGQNAEVLKAHGLDAESIKMAIKKTLG